Proteins encoded in a region of the Mycolicibacterium neoaurum genome:
- the aceA gene encoding isocitrate lyase: MSTVGTPKSPEQIQHDWDHNPRWKGITRTYTPKDVVALQGTVVEEATLARRGAEVLWEQLHSMDFVNSLGALTGNMAVQQVRAGLKAIYLSGWQVAGDANLSGHTYPDQSLYPANSVPQVIRRINNALLRADEIAKVEGDTSVENWLAPIVADGEAGFGGALNVYELQKAMIAAGVAGSHWEDQLASEKKCGHLGGKVLIPTQQHIRTLTSARLAADVADVPTVVIARTDAEAATLITSDVDERDQPFITGERTAEGFYRVKNGLEPCIARAKAYAPYSDLIWMETGTPDLELAKKFAEGVKSEFPDQMLAYNCSPSFNWKQHLDDATIAKFQKELGAMGFKFQFITLAGFHALNYSMFDLAYGYARNQMSAYVELQEREFAAEERGYTATKHQREVGAGYFDRIATTVDPTSSTTALAGSTEEGQFH, translated from the coding sequence ATGTCCACCGTTGGCACGCCGAAGAGCCCGGAACAGATCCAGCACGACTGGGACCACAACCCGCGCTGGAAGGGCATCACCCGCACCTACACCCCCAAGGACGTCGTCGCGCTTCAGGGCACCGTCGTCGAAGAGGCGACGCTGGCCCGCCGTGGCGCCGAGGTGCTGTGGGAGCAGCTCCACAGCATGGACTTCGTCAACTCGCTCGGCGCGCTGACCGGCAACATGGCCGTGCAGCAGGTGCGTGCCGGCCTGAAGGCCATCTACCTGTCCGGCTGGCAGGTCGCCGGTGACGCCAACCTCTCCGGTCACACCTACCCCGACCAGAGCCTCTACCCGGCCAACTCGGTGCCGCAGGTCATCCGCCGGATCAACAACGCGCTGCTGCGCGCCGACGAGATCGCCAAGGTCGAGGGCGACACCTCGGTCGAGAACTGGCTGGCCCCAATCGTTGCCGACGGCGAGGCCGGTTTCGGTGGCGCGCTGAACGTCTACGAGCTGCAGAAGGCGATGATCGCCGCCGGTGTCGCCGGTTCGCACTGGGAAGACCAGCTGGCCTCGGAGAAGAAGTGCGGCCACCTCGGTGGCAAGGTGCTGATCCCCACCCAGCAGCACATCCGCACCCTGACCTCGGCCCGCCTCGCGGCCGACGTCGCCGACGTGCCGACCGTCGTCATCGCCCGTACCGATGCCGAGGCCGCCACCCTGATCACCTCCGATGTCGACGAGCGCGACCAGCCGTTCATCACCGGTGAGCGCACCGCCGAAGGCTTCTACCGCGTGAAGAACGGCCTGGAGCCGTGCATCGCCCGTGCCAAGGCCTACGCGCCGTACTCCGATCTGATCTGGATGGAGACCGGCACCCCGGATCTGGAGCTGGCCAAGAAGTTCGCCGAGGGCGTCAAGAGCGAGTTCCCCGACCAGATGCTGGCCTACAACTGCTCGCCGTCGTTCAACTGGAAGCAGCACCTCGACGACGCCACCATCGCGAAGTTCCAGAAGGAGCTGGGCGCGATGGGCTTCAAGTTCCAGTTCATCACCCTCGCAGGCTTCCACGCCCTGAACTACTCGATGTTCGATCTGGCCTACGGCTACGCCCGCAACCAGATGAGCGCCTACGTCGAGCTGCAGGAGCGCGAGTTCGCCGCCGAAGAGCGTGGCTACACCGCCACCAAGCACCAGCGCGAGGTCGGCGCCGGCTACTTCGACCGGATCGCCACCACCGTGGACCCGACCAGCTCGACCACCGCGCTGGCCGGTTCGACCGAAGAGGGCCAGTTCCACTAG
- a CDS encoding acyl-[acyl-carrier-protein] thioesterase produces the protein MTGLAKTMMPVPDPHPDVFDTQWPLRVADVDRTGRLKFDAATRHIQDIGSDQLREMGYEETHPLWIVRRTMVDLIRPIEFKDMLRLRRWCSGTSNRWCEMRVRIDGRKGGLMESEAFWININAETQGPARISDDFLAGLRRTTDVDRLRWKAYLKAGDRADAEEIRPYPVRVSDIDIFDHMNNSVYWSVVEDFLGTRPELLEKPLRVTIEHDLPVALGDDLEIIRHTYPAGSTDRFGPELGDRTVTTLTYAVGDETKAVAAIFNR, from the coding sequence ATGACCGGCTTGGCCAAGACCATGATGCCCGTGCCCGATCCGCACCCCGACGTGTTCGACACCCAGTGGCCGCTGCGGGTCGCCGACGTGGACCGGACCGGCCGACTCAAGTTCGATGCCGCCACCCGGCACATCCAGGACATCGGTTCCGATCAGCTGCGGGAGATGGGCTACGAGGAGACCCACCCGCTGTGGATCGTGCGTCGCACCATGGTCGACCTGATCAGGCCGATCGAGTTCAAGGACATGCTGCGGTTGCGACGCTGGTGTTCGGGCACGTCGAATCGGTGGTGTGAGATGCGGGTCCGGATCGACGGCCGCAAGGGCGGACTGATGGAATCCGAGGCGTTCTGGATCAACATCAACGCCGAGACGCAGGGACCGGCTCGGATCTCCGACGACTTCCTGGCCGGTCTGCGCCGGACCACCGATGTCGACCGGCTCCGCTGGAAGGCCTACCTGAAGGCCGGCGACCGGGCGGATGCCGAGGAGATCCGGCCCTATCCGGTTCGCGTCAGCGATATCGACATCTTCGACCACATGAACAACTCGGTGTACTGGAGCGTCGTCGAGGACTTTCTCGGTACCCGGCCGGAGCTGCTGGAAAAGCCGCTGCGGGTGACCATCGAGCACGATCTGCCGGTGGCGCTCGGTGACGACCTGGAGATCATCCGGCACACCTACCCCGCGGGTTCCACGGATCGATTCGGTCCGGAACTTGGCGACCGGACTGTTACAACGCTCACATATGCCGTCGGCGACGAGACCAAAGCGGTCGCGGCGATCTTCAATCGGTGA
- the ramB gene encoding acetate metabolism transcriptional regulator RamB: MAKTFVGSRVRQLRRERGFSQAALAQMLDISPSYLNQIEHDVRPLTVSVLLRITEVFGVDAGFFASQDDTRLVAELREVTLDRDLDIDIDAGELADIVNAHPAIARAMVNLHQRYRLTTTQLAAATEGRFSASESGSGAITMPHEEVRDYFYQRQNYLHELDTAAEDLTIRMRMHRAELTRELSDRLNRVHGVRIVRRTDLGDNVLHRYDPQTRTLQVGDHLSGGQFVFKLAAELGHLEFGDLIDKLVEDGHFTSDESRTLARLGLANYFAAAIVLPYRQFHEIAGNFRYDVERLSAHYAVSYETVAHRLSTLQRPDMRGVPLSFVRVDRAGNMSKRQSATGFHFSSSGGTCPLWNVYETFANPGKILVQIAQMPDGRNYMWVARTVERRAARYGQPGKTFAIGLGCELRHAHRLVYSEGLDLAGDRVTATPIGAGCRVCERDNCTQRAFPALGKALDLDEHRSTVSPYLVRTT; the protein is encoded by the coding sequence GTGGCCAAGACCTTTGTCGGATCCCGCGTTCGTCAGTTACGACGGGAACGCGGCTTCAGCCAGGCTGCGCTGGCCCAGATGCTCGACATCTCCCCGAGCTACCTCAACCAGATCGAACACGACGTCCGGCCGTTGACGGTATCGGTGCTGCTGCGCATCACCGAGGTGTTCGGCGTGGACGCCGGGTTCTTCGCATCCCAGGACGACACCCGCCTGGTCGCCGAGTTGCGCGAGGTGACCCTCGACCGTGATCTGGACATCGATATCGACGCCGGCGAACTCGCCGATATCGTCAACGCCCATCCGGCGATCGCTCGGGCCATGGTCAACCTGCATCAGCGATACCGGCTCACCACCACCCAGCTGGCCGCCGCCACCGAGGGCCGGTTCAGCGCATCGGAATCCGGTTCCGGTGCGATCACCATGCCGCACGAAGAGGTCCGCGACTACTTCTACCAACGGCAGAATTACCTGCACGAACTCGACACCGCCGCGGAAGATCTGACGATCCGGATGCGCATGCACCGCGCCGAGCTGACCCGCGAGCTCTCCGACCGGCTGAACCGCGTGCACGGCGTGCGCATCGTGCGGCGCACCGATCTCGGCGACAACGTGCTGCACCGCTACGACCCGCAGACCCGCACCCTGCAGGTCGGTGACCACCTGTCCGGCGGGCAGTTCGTCTTCAAGCTGGCAGCCGAACTGGGCCACCTGGAATTCGGCGATCTGATCGACAAGCTGGTCGAGGACGGACATTTCACCAGCGACGAGTCGCGCACCCTGGCCAGGCTGGGACTGGCGAACTATTTCGCCGCGGCAATCGTGCTGCCGTACAGGCAGTTCCACGAGATCGCCGGCAACTTCCGGTACGACGTCGAGCGCCTGTCGGCACACTACGCGGTGTCGTACGAGACCGTCGCACATCGGCTCTCGACATTGCAACGACCCGATATGCGCGGCGTACCATTGTCATTCGTGCGCGTCGACCGGGCGGGCAACATGTCCAAGCGACAGTCGGCGACCGGCTTCCACTTCTCGTCCAGCGGCGGCACCTGTCCGTTGTGGAACGTCTACGAGACCTTCGCCAACCCGGGCAAGATCCTGGTTCAGATCGCCCAGATGCCCGACGGCCGCAATTACATGTGGGTGGCGCGCACCGTGGAGCGGCGCGCGGCGCGCTACGGCCAGCCCGGGAAGACGTTCGCGATAGGCCTGGGCTGCGAGCTGCGCCACGCCCACCGGCTGGTCTACTCCGAGGGTCTGGACCTGGCGGGCGATCGGGTCACGGCGACCCCCATCGGCGCCGGCTGCCGGGTCTGCGAACGCGACAACTGCACCCAGCGCGCGTTCCCCGCCCTCGGCAAGGCACTCGACCTCGACGAGCACCGCAGCACGGTGTCCCCGTATCTGGTGCGCACTACCTAG
- the lpdA gene encoding dihydrolipoyl dehydrogenase: protein MTHYDVVVLGAGPGGYVAAIRAAQLGLNTAIIEPKYWGGVCLNVGCIPSKALLRNAELAHIFTKEAKTFGISGEASFDFGAAFDRSRKVADGRVAGVHFLMKKNKITEIHGYGKFTDANSITVDLNEGGTEKVTFDNAIIATGSSVRLVPGTSLSENVVTYEKQIMTRELPGSIIIAGAGAIGMEFAYVMKNYGVDVTIVEFLPRALPNEDAEVSKEIEKQYKKLGVKILTGTKVESIEDSGGEVTVTVSKDGKTEELKADKVLQAIGFAPNIEGYGLENTGVALTERKAIDIDDHMRTSVPHIYAIGDVTSKLQLAHVAEAQGVVAAETIGGAETLTLGDYRMMPRATFCQPQVASFGLTEEQARDEGYDVKVAKFPFTANGKAHGLADPTGFVKLIADTKYGELIGGHLIGPDVSELLPELTLAQKWDLTVNELTRNVHTHPTLSEALQEAIHGLAGHMINF from the coding sequence GTGACCCACTATGACGTCGTCGTACTCGGAGCCGGCCCGGGCGGATACGTGGCTGCCATCCGCGCCGCCCAACTCGGTCTCAACACCGCGATCATCGAACCCAAGTACTGGGGCGGTGTCTGTCTGAACGTCGGGTGCATCCCGTCCAAGGCGCTGCTGCGCAATGCCGAACTGGCGCACATCTTCACCAAGGAAGCCAAGACCTTCGGCATCAGCGGGGAGGCGAGCTTCGACTTCGGTGCCGCCTTCGACCGCAGCCGCAAGGTCGCCGACGGCCGCGTGGCCGGTGTGCACTTCCTGATGAAGAAGAACAAGATCACCGAGATCCACGGCTATGGCAAGTTCACCGATGCCAACAGCATCACCGTCGACCTCAACGAGGGCGGGACCGAGAAGGTCACCTTCGACAACGCCATCATCGCCACCGGCTCGTCGGTGCGCCTGGTACCGGGCACCTCGCTGTCCGAGAACGTCGTCACCTACGAGAAGCAGATCATGACCCGCGAACTGCCGGGGTCGATCATCATCGCCGGCGCCGGTGCCATCGGCATGGAGTTCGCCTACGTGATGAAGAACTACGGCGTCGACGTCACCATCGTCGAGTTCCTGCCGCGCGCGCTGCCCAACGAGGACGCCGAGGTGTCCAAGGAGATCGAGAAGCAGTACAAGAAGCTGGGCGTGAAGATCCTGACCGGCACCAAGGTCGAGTCGATCGAGGATTCCGGCGGCGAGGTCACCGTCACGGTGAGCAAGGACGGCAAGACCGAGGAGCTCAAGGCCGACAAGGTGCTCCAGGCCATCGGTTTCGCCCCCAACATCGAGGGCTACGGCCTGGAGAACACCGGAGTCGCGCTCACCGAGCGCAAGGCCATCGATATCGATGACCACATGCGCACCAGCGTGCCGCACATCTACGCGATCGGCGATGTCACCAGCAAGCTGCAGCTCGCCCACGTCGCCGAGGCCCAGGGCGTGGTGGCCGCCGAGACCATCGGCGGCGCCGAGACGCTGACCCTCGGCGACTACCGGATGATGCCGCGCGCGACGTTCTGCCAGCCGCAGGTGGCCAGCTTCGGGCTCACCGAAGAGCAGGCGCGCGACGAGGGGTACGACGTGAAGGTCGCGAAATTCCCCTTCACCGCCAACGGCAAGGCGCACGGACTGGCCGATCCGACGGGCTTCGTCAAGCTGATCGCCGACACCAAGTACGGCGAGCTGATCGGTGGGCATCTCATCGGACCCGACGTGTCCGAGCTGCTGCCCGAGCTGACGCTGGCCCAGAAGTGGGATCTGACCGTCAACGAGCTGACCCGCAACGTGCACACCCATCCGACGCTGTCGGAGGCGCTGCAGGAAGCCATCCATGGCCTGGCCGGCCACATGATCAACTTCTGA
- a CDS encoding carboxymuconolactone decarboxylase family protein gives MSADTAPARIPPGGFRELGPLNWAIAKIGARGIRAPKFHLFNVLGQHRLLFLAWLPFSGYLLYAGKLDRKDAELVILRVGHLRNCEYELQQHRRLARSRGLKADVQAAIFEGPDADGLTPHQRVLIAATDEFVVTRSMSPETWSALSKIYDRAQIIEFCTLAGQYDALAATMETLRIPLDFPD, from the coding sequence GTGAGCGCCGATACCGCACCTGCCCGTATCCCGCCCGGCGGATTCCGTGAGCTCGGCCCGTTGAACTGGGCGATCGCCAAGATCGGCGCGCGCGGCATCAGGGCCCCCAAATTCCACCTGTTCAACGTGCTGGGCCAGCATCGGCTGTTGTTCCTGGCCTGGCTGCCGTTCTCCGGGTATCTGCTCTATGCGGGCAAGCTGGATCGCAAGGATGCCGAGCTGGTGATCCTGCGGGTCGGGCACCTGCGCAACTGCGAGTACGAACTGCAGCAACACCGGCGGCTGGCGCGCAGCCGCGGCCTCAAGGCCGATGTGCAGGCCGCGATCTTCGAGGGTCCCGACGCCGACGGCCTGACCCCGCACCAGCGGGTGCTCATCGCCGCCACCGACGAGTTCGTCGTCACCCGATCGATGTCCCCCGAGACGTGGAGCGCACTGTCGAAAATCTACGACCGCGCCCAGATCATCGAGTTCTGCACGCTGGCCGGCCAGTACGACGCGCTGGCCGCGACCATGGAGACGCTGCGCATCCCCCTGGACTTCCCCGACTAA
- a CDS encoding polyphosphate kinase 2 family protein: protein MSQDNASELSKLWSHEPHIHLKFRPGDKVSEIDAEATPGFTGSKSDAPALAAERGERFAGLQEMLYANSRSGDRRSVLLVLQGMDTAGKGGIVKHVVGSGNPQGIQYTSFGKPTPEELSHHYLWRINKALPSAGHIGVFDRSHYEDVLIVRVHNLVPPDVWGARYDEINAFERELVDTGTTIVKVAMFVSLDEQKQRLADRLDRPDKYWKYNPADVDERLKWPLYQEAYQAMLDKTSTDYAPWYIVPCNRKWYSRLAVLELLIEALKSLDLSWPPADFDVEAEKKRLASA, encoded by the coding sequence GTGAGCCAGGACAACGCCTCCGAACTGTCGAAGCTGTGGAGCCACGAACCCCACATCCACCTGAAATTCCGCCCCGGTGACAAGGTCTCCGAGATCGACGCCGAGGCCACCCCCGGGTTCACCGGGTCCAAGTCCGACGCCCCGGCGCTGGCCGCCGAGCGCGGTGAGCGGTTCGCCGGTCTACAGGAGATGCTCTACGCCAACAGTCGCAGTGGTGACAGGCGTTCGGTGCTGCTGGTGCTGCAGGGCATGGACACCGCGGGCAAGGGCGGCATCGTCAAACATGTTGTGGGGTCTGGAAATCCGCAGGGAATCCAGTACACCAGCTTCGGTAAGCCGACACCGGAGGAGCTCTCGCACCACTACCTGTGGCGGATCAACAAGGCGTTGCCGTCGGCCGGGCATATCGGCGTCTTCGATCGGTCGCACTATGAGGACGTCCTGATCGTGCGCGTGCACAATCTGGTGCCGCCGGATGTCTGGGGTGCGCGCTACGACGAGATCAACGCCTTCGAGCGTGAGCTCGTCGACACCGGCACCACGATCGTCAAGGTGGCGATGTTCGTCTCGCTCGACGAACAGAAGCAACGGCTGGCCGACCGCCTGGACCGACCGGACAAATACTGGAAGTACAACCCCGCCGATGTCGACGAGCGGCTGAAATGGCCGCTGTACCAAGAGGCCTACCAGGCGATGTTGGACAAGACCTCGACCGACTACGCCCCGTGGTACATCGTGCCGTGCAATCGGAAGTGGTACAGCCGGCTGGCGGTCCTGGAGCTGCTGATCGAAGCGCTCAAGAGCCTCGATCTGAGTTGGCCGCCCGCCGATTTCGACGTCGAGGCCGAGAAGAAGCGGCTGGCTTCGGCCTGA
- a CDS encoding diguanylate cyclase, producing MGDGARGDLLLQWWRQRDDYEWRIEFLRGCGLLPVLRYLIAGIGAVLGVLGAINVFVPPVNDTTLIRAGWAVVSIGSLAWSARWALRPWPSERVSALLVAYVDVMMTLSALLFGDPNLAMSGIPILLCAGGYVVFFHGPKLHVVHILWCVASVLGIAVWMVLSADGYGLQVAISRSVIALAVTVCILPALQFGFWLLQSSSIQSVTDPLTELTNRRGLDAAVRRLNESAPPDTDLCALLIDVDGFKAVNDDLGHVVGDQVLIRTARRIRASVCPHAVVVRWGGEEFLVVDRIMADQAPGVAERIRASVAVPAEPRVTVSVGVAVCTEPVSGLDGVIPAADRAMYEAKALGGDCVVIAEKAH from the coding sequence GTGGGGGATGGCGCGCGGGGTGACCTGCTACTTCAGTGGTGGCGTCAGCGCGACGACTACGAATGGCGCATCGAGTTCCTGCGTGGCTGCGGCCTGCTACCCGTCCTGCGGTATCTGATCGCCGGCATCGGCGCCGTCCTGGGCGTGCTCGGTGCGATCAATGTGTTTGTTCCGCCGGTCAACGACACCACCCTGATCCGGGCGGGATGGGCGGTGGTGTCGATCGGTTCGCTGGCGTGGTCGGCGCGCTGGGCGCTGCGGCCGTGGCCGAGCGAACGTGTCTCCGCGCTGCTGGTCGCCTATGTGGACGTCATGATGACGCTGTCGGCGTTGTTGTTCGGTGATCCCAACCTGGCGATGTCGGGTATTCCGATCCTGTTGTGCGCCGGCGGTTATGTCGTCTTCTTCCACGGGCCGAAGCTGCACGTCGTCCACATTCTCTGGTGTGTGGCATCGGTGCTGGGCATCGCGGTGTGGATGGTGCTGAGCGCCGACGGTTACGGGCTACAGGTCGCCATCTCGCGCTCGGTGATCGCACTGGCGGTCACGGTGTGCATCCTGCCCGCCCTGCAGTTCGGGTTCTGGCTGCTGCAGAGCAGTTCCATCCAGTCCGTCACCGATCCGTTGACCGAGCTGACCAATCGGCGCGGTCTCGACGCCGCGGTACGCCGGCTCAACGAGTCGGCGCCGCCCGATACCGACCTGTGCGCGCTGCTGATCGACGTCGACGGTTTCAAGGCGGTCAACGACGACCTCGGCCATGTCGTCGGCGACCAGGTGCTGATCCGCACGGCCCGCCGTATTCGGGCCAGCGTCTGCCCGCACGCGGTGGTGGTGCGCTGGGGCGGGGAAGAGTTCTTGGTCGTGGACCGCATCATGGCCGATCAGGCGCCCGGGGTTGCCGAACGCATCCGGGCCTCGGTGGCCGTGCCCGCCGAGCCGCGGGTGACCGTCAGCGTCGGCGTGGCGGTATGCACCGAGCCGGTCTCCGGGCTCGACGGTGTCATCCCGGCCGCGGACCGGGCGATGTACGAGGCCAAGGCGCTCGGCGGTGACTGCGTGGTGATCGCCGAGAAGGCCCATTAG
- a CDS encoding TetR/AcrR family transcriptional regulator encodes MAQQGSAAVKTDGRKRRWHQHKVERRNELVDGTLEAIRRRGANVSMDEIAAEIGVSKTVLYRYFVDKNDLTTAVMMRFAQTTLIPNMAAALSTDLDGYALVREIIRVYVDTVASEPEPYRFVMSNNSSARTKAINDSEQIIARMLAVMLRRRMQAAGMDTGGVEPWAFHIVGGVQLATHSWMSNQRMSTDQLIDYLTMLSWSALRGIVEVGGSLERFNAQAHPSPALPPHLLD; translated from the coding sequence GTGGCACAGCAGGGCTCCGCGGCGGTGAAGACAGACGGCCGCAAACGACGCTGGCATCAGCACAAAGTCGAACGGCGCAACGAACTCGTCGACGGCACGCTGGAGGCCATCCGCCGCCGTGGCGCCAATGTGAGCATGGACGAGATCGCTGCCGAGATCGGTGTCTCCAAGACGGTGCTCTACCGCTATTTCGTCGACAAGAACGATCTGACGACCGCGGTCATGATGCGCTTCGCCCAGACCACCCTGATCCCCAACATGGCCGCCGCGCTGTCGACCGATCTGGATGGCTACGCGCTGGTCCGGGAGATCATCCGGGTCTATGTCGACACGGTGGCCTCCGAGCCCGAGCCCTACCGGTTCGTCATGTCCAACAACTCCTCGGCGCGCACCAAGGCGATCAACGATTCCGAGCAGATCATCGCCAGGATGCTGGCGGTGATGTTGCGTCGCCGGATGCAGGCCGCGGGCATGGACACCGGCGGGGTCGAGCCGTGGGCGTTCCACATCGTCGGTGGGGTGCAGCTGGCCACCCACTCGTGGATGTCCAACCAGCGGATGAGCACCGACCAGCTGATCGACTACTTGACGATGCTGTCCTGGAGCGCGCTGCGCGGCATCGTGGAGGTCGGTGGATCGCTGGAGAGATTCAACGCCCAGGCCCATCCTTCACCCGCGCTGCCGCCACACCTGCTTGACTGA
- a CDS encoding cyclopropane mycolic acid synthase family methyltransferase, which produces MSEVESGLEPYYEESQSIYDISNDFFALFLGPTMGYTCGYYEREDMTLDESQNAKFDLALGKLALEPGMTLLDIGCGWGGALERALINHDVNVIGITLSKAQSEYARERLAKIDTKRNVEIRLQGWEEFNEPVDRIVSIGAFEAFKAERYPLFFERAYDILPSDGRMLLHTILAHTQEFFRTNGIKVTLSDLKFMKFIGEEIFPGGQLPAVEDIEKLAADTGFDLQRIHLLQPHYARTLDMWAANLEAAKDEAIAMQGQEVYDRYMKYLVGCADFFRRGITNIGQFTLVK; this is translated from the coding sequence ATGTCAGAGGTTGAGTCCGGGTTGGAGCCGTACTACGAGGAGTCGCAGTCCATCTACGACATCTCCAACGACTTCTTCGCACTGTTCCTCGGACCCACGATGGGTTATACCTGCGGCTATTACGAGCGCGAGGATATGACCCTCGATGAGTCGCAGAACGCCAAATTCGATCTGGCGCTGGGCAAACTGGCGTTGGAGCCGGGGATGACGCTGCTCGACATCGGCTGCGGCTGGGGCGGCGCTCTGGAGCGGGCGTTGATCAACCACGACGTCAACGTCATCGGCATCACGCTGAGCAAGGCGCAGTCCGAGTACGCCCGCGAGCGGCTGGCCAAGATCGACACCAAGCGCAACGTCGAGATTCGGCTGCAGGGCTGGGAAGAATTCAACGAGCCCGTCGACCGCATCGTGTCCATCGGCGCGTTCGAGGCCTTCAAGGCCGAGCGCTACCCGCTGTTCTTCGAGCGGGCCTACGACATCCTGCCCAGCGACGGCCGGATGTTGCTGCACACGATCCTGGCCCACACCCAGGAGTTCTTCCGCACCAACGGCATCAAGGTCACGCTCAGCGACCTGAAGTTCATGAAGTTCATCGGCGAGGAGATCTTCCCGGGCGGCCAGCTGCCCGCCGTTGAGGACATCGAGAAGTTGGCCGCCGATACCGGGTTCGACCTGCAGCGCATTCACCTGCTGCAGCCGCACTACGCCCGCACGCTGGATATGTGGGCGGCCAACTTGGAGGCGGCCAAGGACGAGGCGATCGCCATGCAGGGCCAGGAGGTCTACGACCGGTACATGAAGTACCTGGTCGGCTGCGCCGACTTCTTCCGCCGCGGTATCACCAACATCGGACAGTTCACGCTCGTCAAGTAG
- a CDS encoding 3-hydroxybutyryl-CoA dehydrogenase — MSIERVGVIGAGQMGAGIVEVCAKAGAQVLVFEPNDDLIAAGRTRITASLDRAAAKGKLSEADRDAAVARLAFTTSLADMADRQLTIEAIVEDENVKAKVFAELDRVITDPDAVLASNTSSIPIMKIAAATQNPQRVLGLHFFNPVPVLPLVELISTLVTDEAAAARVEDFAANVLGKQVVRCSDRSGFVVNALLVPFLLSAIRMLESGFASVEDIDTAVVGGLSHPMGPLRLSDLVGLDTLKLIADKMYEEFKEPLYGPPPLLLRMVEAGHLGKKSGKGFYDY; from the coding sequence TTGAGCATCGAACGCGTGGGTGTCATCGGCGCCGGGCAGATGGGCGCCGGGATCGTCGAGGTATGCGCCAAGGCCGGAGCCCAGGTGCTGGTCTTCGAACCCAATGACGATCTGATCGCCGCGGGCCGTACGCGGATCACCGCGTCGCTGGACCGGGCCGCCGCCAAGGGCAAGCTCAGCGAGGCCGACCGTGATGCGGCCGTCGCGCGACTGGCCTTCACCACCAGCCTGGCCGATATGGCCGACCGACAGCTGACCATCGAGGCGATCGTCGAGGACGAGAACGTCAAGGCCAAGGTCTTCGCCGAACTCGACCGGGTGATCACCGACCCCGATGCCGTGCTGGCGTCGAACACCTCCAGCATTCCGATCATGAAGATCGCTGCGGCGACGCAGAACCCGCAGCGGGTGTTGGGCTTGCACTTCTTCAATCCGGTGCCGGTGCTGCCGCTGGTCGAGTTGATCTCGACGCTGGTCACCGACGAAGCGGCCGCGGCGCGGGTGGAGGACTTCGCGGCCAACGTGCTCGGCAAGCAGGTGGTGCGGTGTTCGGATCGTTCGGGATTCGTCGTCAATGCGCTGCTGGTGCCGTTCCTGCTGTCGGCGATCCGCATGCTCGAATCCGGTTTCGCCTCCGTCGAGGACATCGACACCGCGGTGGTCGGCGGGCTGTCGCACCCGATGGGCCCGCTACGGTTGTCCGACCTGGTGGGGCTCGACACCCTGAAGCTGATCGCGGACAAGATGTACGAGGAGTTCAAGGAGCCGCTGTACGGCCCGCCGCCGCTGCTCCTGCGCATGGTCGAGGCCGGTCACCTCGGCAAAAAGTCGGGCAAGGGCTTCTACGATTACTGA